The Osmia bicornis bicornis chromosome 12, iOsmBic2.1, whole genome shotgun sequence genome includes a region encoding these proteins:
- the LOC114871697 gene encoding protein obstructor-E — MMRASLVTILAVVAVTHGAFNCPIKDGQYEDSKQCDKYYECSDGIATEKLCPDGLVFDPLNRKVNKCDHVFNVDCGDRLELQPPQPTKKCPRRNGFFAHPDPSVCNIFYNCIDGEAIEITCTTGLHFDEYSGTCVWPDSAGRQGCGIVGKKLKDGFECPKESQVDTRGMVVDHPKFAHPDDCQKFYVCLNGVTPREQGCSDGTVYNEEQQRCDAPENVPGCEDWYKDDEKKP, encoded by the exons ATGATGAGAGCATCCCTTGTAACGATATTGGCCGTGGTGGCTGTAACAC ATGGTGCCTTCAATTGTCCAATTAAAGATGGTCAGTACGAGGATTCAAAGCAATGCGACAAATACTATGAATGTTCAGACGGCATAGCGACGGAGAAACTTTGCCCAGATGGGCTTGTTTTCGATCCTCTGAACCGTAAAGTGAACAAATGCGACCATGTCTTCAACGTCGACTGTGGGGACCGTCTTGAACTAC AACCGCCTCAGCCAACCAAGAAGTGTCCACGACGGAACGGTTTCTTTGCCCACCCAGATCCATCCGTCTGTAACATTTTTTACAATTGCATCGATGGCGAGGCTATTGAAATCACTTGCACCACTGGATTGCATTTCGATGAATATAGTGGCACTTGTGTGTGGCCTGATAGCGCTGGACGACAA GGATGCGGAATAGTGGGCAAGAAATTGAAAGATGGCTTCGAATGTCCGAAAGAAAGTCAAGTCGACACTAGAGGAATGGTTGTCGATCATCCTAAATTTGCTCACCCAGATGACTGTCAAAAATTCTATGTTTGTCTGAATGGTGTAACACCACGCGAACAAGGTTGTAGCGATGGTACTGTTTATAACGAGGAACAACAAAGATGTGACGCGCCTGAAAACGTTCCCGGATg CGAGGATTGGTACAAGGACGATGAAAAGAAACCATGA
- the LOC114871700 gene encoding protein obstructor-E-like produces MKTEVFCLLICLGVVTALTRKQEAAEQNRRKVALPSLQKKPQTAEEEQEEYEDEDELSDQCPEPNGYFPDAEQCDKYYDCRDGRPTDKLCPDGLVFNDFSPQHEKCDLPFGIDCSKRPKLQKPQPSPHCPRMHGYFAHEDPRICNTFYYCVEGKFNMITCPDGLVFSEKTGICNWPDEAQKKGCGSRELFNFTCPKVDDSVAATHPRYPDTEDCQYFYVCVNGEIPRRSGCKLGQAFDERTGKCDWARKIPECKEWYKGQLTDEELDALENPPPKPKPTGGPSRRKGTKPT; encoded by the exons ATGAAGACGGAGGTATTCTGTTTGCTAATCTGTCTCG GCGTTGTCACCGCTTTAACGAGGAAACAAGAGGCAGCCGAGCAGAATCGTCGGAAGGTAGCTCTGCCAAGTTTGCAAAAAAAGCCACAGACCGCGGAAGAGGAGCAAGAAGAGTACGAGGACGAAGACGAACTTTCGGATCAATGTCCCGAGCCCAATGGTTACTTTCCTGATGCGGAACAGTGCGACAAATACTACGACTGTCGAGACGGCAGACCCACGGATAAACTATGCCCAGATGGTCTGGTGTTCAATGATTTCAGTCCGCAGCACGAAAAATGCGATCTACCCTTTGGAATTGATTGTTCAAAGAGGCCAAAGCTAC AAAAACCGCAGCCATCTCCTCATTGCCCAAGAATGCACGGTTACTTCGCTCACGAAGATCCCAGGATATGCAACACATTCTATTATTGCGTCGAGGGGAAGTTTAATATGATCACTTGCCCGGATGGTCTGGTCTTCTCAGAGAAGACCGGAATTTGTAACTGGCCCGACGAGGCGCAGAAGAAAGGTTGTGGATCTAGAGAGCTTTTCAATTTCACTTGTCCAAAAGTCGACGATTCCGTCGCTGCCACGCATCCCAGATATCCTGACACCGAGGACTGTCAGTATTTCTATGTTTGCGTGAATGGTGAGATACCTAGGAGAAGTGGCTGCAAGTTGGGCCAAGCTTTCGACGAACGCACCGGAAAGTGCGATTGGGCTAGAAAGATACCCGAATG cAAAGAGTGGTACAAAGGTCAATTGACTGATGAGGAGTTGGATGCCTTGGAAAATCCACCGCCGAAACCAAAACCTACTGGTGGTCCTAGCAGAAGAAAAGGCACCAAACCGACCTAG
- the LOC114871699 gene encoding sodium/potassium-transporting ATPase subunit alpha-like isoform X1, with amino-acid sequence MNRLPDWKILQYFKKRKQQDPTTTLEYLHRDIETDIHLQPTEDLLQSLQTNPKRGLSTAVARDLLNKTGPNVLTPAKKTSNVLKFMNRCFGGFSALIWVGAFLSFSNYLLEHGTHGEASNEHLGIGIVLVSLILITALFSQYQESKSSRIMESFQQMLPQKTMVLRDGSKKKLNVAELVAGDIVLLETGDRVPADIRVLECQGLKADNASITGESIPLLRTANVLPVNSVLEAKNMVFFGTDIVEGTGKGVVVSRGDQTVMGRVAKLTSKLVSRPTPLTREINRFMVIISGWAVFLGVLFFVLSIALGYNLIHSTEFLIGIIVANVPEGLLATMTVCLTLTAKRMAHKNCLVKRLKAIETLGCTAVICSDKTGTLTQNKMTVTLLSNDSSNSFCKLIKEEILYCTIVYFQVRHMWFNGELKEVMSSDRWRKYIKDPGFHNLARVASLCNRAEWAPFPKRKPLPPLNKRKILGDASDAALLKCMEVLVKGGVDTYRKAYPKVFEIPFNSTDKFQANVHVYNNKHFVALKGAPERVLERCSTVAFGNETRVLNDEIKNAYTESCYVLGNNGERVLGFADLDLPISDFPLDYVFKDDPPNFPLENLRLIGLMAMMDPPRPTVPDAVYKCRCAGIKVIMVTGDHPDTAKAIAKLVGIFTDEDLFHLEEDKKHCIVVTGMELRDLKPEELDAIIRGYPEIIFARTSPVQKLQIVESCQRLHLITAVTGDGVNDSPALKKADIGIAMGIAGSDVSREVADLILLNDDFASIITGIEEGRRVFDNLKSSIAYTLASNVPEIIPFLTFILFGIPLPVGVICVLCIDLGTDIWPAVSLAYEKSESDIMLRKPRIPHIDHLVSHRLLFTTYGQIGIIETCAGFFTYFVVMAEHGFLPGTLFRLRSLWDDTVVNDLKDSFGQEWTYEQRKVLEYTCHTAFFVSIVIVQVADVMVCKTRRNSLFQQGMNNWVLNMGILFEIVVACIVCYAPYMDKILSTYALKFEWWLPGIPYAVIILIYDELRKLWIRKNPEGWWDRETCY; translated from the exons ATGAATCGCTTGCCGGATTGGAAAATACTACAATATTTTAAGAAGCGAAAACAACAGGATCCTACTACCACCCTAGAATATTTGCATCGTGATATCGAGACGGATATTCACCTACAACCAACGGAAGATTTATTACAAAGTCTGCAAACTAATCCGAAGCGTGGCCTATCCACGGCTGTTGCACGCgatcttttaaataaaactggACCGAATGTACTCACACCAGCGAAAAAGACTTCCAACGTGTTAAAATTCATGAACCGATGCTTCGGAGGATTCTCTGCTTTAATATGG GTGGGCGCTTTTCTCAGTTTTTCCAATTACCTTTTGGAACACGGAACACACGGCGAAGCATCCAACGAACATTTAGGAATTGGTATCGTTCTTGTTAGCCTGATTTTAATCACGGCACTCTTTAGCCAATATCAGGAATCAAAAAGCTCTCGAATCATGGAATCGTTTCAGCAAATGTTACCGCAAAAAACGATGGTCCTTAGGGACGGTTCGAAGAAGAAATTGAACGTAGCCGAATTGGTCGCCGGGGACATTGTCCTTTTGGAAACCGGTGACCGAGTACCCGCTGACATTAGAGTCCTGGAATGTCAAG GTTTGAAGGCGGACAATGCTTCGATCACCGGAGAATCCATTCCACTTTTGAGGACAGCTAACGTTCTTCCAGTAAATAGCGTCCTCGAAGCGAAGAACATGGTATTCTTCGGCACCGACATAGTAGAAG GCACAGGGAAAGGAGTCGTAGTTAGTCGTGGTGACCAGACGGTGATGGGTAGAGTCGCTAAGCTAACATCGAAATTAGTATCAAGACCGACCCCCCTTACCCGCGAGATTAATAGATTTATGGTAATAATCTCGGGTTGGGCGGTCTTCCTTGGAGTTCTCTTCTTCGTCCTGTCCATCGCTCTGGGATACAATTTGATCCACTCCACAGAATTTTTAATTGGTATCATTGTAGCAAACGTACCAGAAGGACTACTCGCTACCATGACCGTTTGTCTGACCCTAACAGCCAAGAGAATGGCGCACAAAAATTGTTTGGTAAAACGTTTGAAAGCTATAGAGACACTGGGATGCACCGCTGTTATCTGCAGCGATAAAACAGGAACGCTGACTCAAAATAAAATGACTGTAACTTTGCTTTCCAATGATTCATCGAACTCTTTCTGTAAACTAATTAAggaagaaattttatattgcaCGATTGTTTATTTCCAGGTGCGACACATGTGGTTCAACGGTGAATTGAAAGAAGTTATGTCCTCCGACCGGTGGAGAAAATACATTAAAGATCCAGGTTTTCATAATTTAGCCAGAGTAGCTAGTCTTTGTAATCGAGCTGAATGGGCGCCTTTCCCTAAAAGGAAACCTCTACCCCCTTTGAACAAGAGGAAAATTTTGGGGGATGCATCTGACGCTGCTTTATTAAAATGCATGGAAGTGCTGGTGAAAGGAGGTGTGGATACCTACAGGAAAGCTTATCCAAAG GTGTTCGAGATACCGTTCAATTCAACGGACAAGTTTCAAGCTAACGTTCACGTATACAATAATAAGCACTTCGTTGCACTGAAGGGCGCACCAGAAAGAGTATTAGAACGATGCTCGACCGTAGCGTTCGGTAACGAGACAAGAGTACTGAATGATGAAATCAAGAATGCTTATACGGAGTCTTGTTACGTTCTTGGGAATAATGGCGAACGTGTACTTGGCTTTGCCGATCTCGATCTGCCGATTTCTGATTTCCCTCTCGACTACGTCTTCAAGGATGATCCTCCAAACTTTCCTCTTGAGAATCTCAGACTA ATTGGATTGATGGCGATGATGGATCCGCCGAGGCCAACAGTACCGGATGCAGTGTACAAATGTCGTTGTGCCGGAATCAAGGTGATCATGGTAACTGGTGATCATCCTGACACAGCAAAGGCGATCGCAAAATTAGTAGGCATCTTCACCGACGAAGATCTTTTCCACCTCGAAGAAGACAAAAAGCATTGCATCGTGGTGACAGGAATGGAGTTGCGTGACCTGAAACCAGAAGAACTGGACGCAATTATAAGAGGGTATCCTGAGATTATTTTTGCTAGAACTTCACCTGTACAGAAGCTTCAGATCGTGGAAAGTTGTCAACGACTTCATTTGATCACTGCGGTCACCGGTGATGGAGTCAATGATTCACCGGCATTGAAGAAGGCTGATATTGGTATTGCCATGGGGATTGCTG GCTCGGATGTGAGCAGAGAAGTTGCTGATCTTATTCTATTAAATGATGACTTTGCATCGATAATTACTGGAATAGAAGAGGGACGAAGAGTGTTCGACAACCTGAAGTCGAGCATCGCGTACACTTTGGCTAGTAATGTTCCAGAAATAATACCTTTCCTGACGTTCATTCTTTTCGGGATTCCTTTACCTGTGGGCGTGATCTGCGTGTTATGCATTGATCTTGGTACTGACATATGGCCAGCTGTGTCACTGGCTTATgagaaatcagaatcagatATTATGCTGAG GAAACCAAGAATACCTCACATAGATCATCTGGTCAGTCATCGGTTACTCTTCACGACTTACGGACAGATCGGCATTATCGAAACCTGTGCTGGCTTTTTCACATACTTTGTAGTTATGGCGGAGCATGGTTTTCTACCCGGTACATTGTTTCGCCTGCGATCACTATGGGATGACACTGTTGTGAACGATTTGAAAGACAGTTTTGGCCAAGAATGGACGTACGAACAACGCAAGGTTCTTGAATACACCTGTCACACTGCTTTCTTTGTGAGCATAGTGATCGTCCAAGTAGCCGACGTGATGGTCTGCAAAACTCGACGAAACTCTCTTTTCCAACAAGGCATGAACAACTGGGTCCTTAATATGGGAATTCTTTTTGAAATTGTTGTGGCATGCATCGTGTGCTATGCTCCTTATATGGACAAAATTCTGAGTACTTATGCGTTGAAGTTCGAATGGTGGCTTCCTGGTATTCCATACGCTGTGATCATTTTGATCTACGACGAGCTTAGGAAGCTTTGGATCAGAAAAAATCCTGAAGGATGGTGGGATCGAGAAACTTGTTACTAA
- the LOC114871699 gene encoding sodium/potassium-transporting ATPase subunit alpha-like isoform X2, which produces MNRLPDWKILQYFKKRKQQDPTTTLEYLHRDIETDIHLQPTEDLLQSLQTNPKRGLSTAVARDLLNKTGPNVLTPAKKTSNVLKFMNRCFGGFSALIWVGAFLSFSNYLLEHGTHGEASNEHLGIGIVLVSLILITALFSQYQESKSSRIMESFQQMLPQKTMVLRDGSKKKLNVAELVAGDIVLLETGDRVPADIRVLECQGLKADNASITGESIPLLRTANVLPVNSVLEAKNMVFFGTDIVEGTGKGVVVSRGDQTVMGRVAKLTSKLVSRPTPLTREINRFMVIISGWAVFLGVLFFVLSIALGYNLIHSTEFLIGIIVANVPEGLLATMTVCLTLTAKRMAHKNCLVKRLKAIETLGCTAVICSDKTGTLTQNKMTVRHMWFNGELKEVMSSDRWRKYIKDPGFHNLARVASLCNRAEWAPFPKRKPLPPLNKRKILGDASDAALLKCMEVLVKGGVDTYRKAYPKVFEIPFNSTDKFQANVHVYNNKHFVALKGAPERVLERCSTVAFGNETRVLNDEIKNAYTESCYVLGNNGERVLGFADLDLPISDFPLDYVFKDDPPNFPLENLRLIGLMAMMDPPRPTVPDAVYKCRCAGIKVIMVTGDHPDTAKAIAKLVGIFTDEDLFHLEEDKKHCIVVTGMELRDLKPEELDAIIRGYPEIIFARTSPVQKLQIVESCQRLHLITAVTGDGVNDSPALKKADIGIAMGIAGSDVSREVADLILLNDDFASIITGIEEGRRVFDNLKSSIAYTLASNVPEIIPFLTFILFGIPLPVGVICVLCIDLGTDIWPAVSLAYEKSESDIMLRKPRIPHIDHLVSHRLLFTTYGQIGIIETCAGFFTYFVVMAEHGFLPGTLFRLRSLWDDTVVNDLKDSFGQEWTYEQRKVLEYTCHTAFFVSIVIVQVADVMVCKTRRNSLFQQGMNNWVLNMGILFEIVVACIVCYAPYMDKILSTYALKFEWWLPGIPYAVIILIYDELRKLWIRKNPEGWWDRETCY; this is translated from the exons ATGAATCGCTTGCCGGATTGGAAAATACTACAATATTTTAAGAAGCGAAAACAACAGGATCCTACTACCACCCTAGAATATTTGCATCGTGATATCGAGACGGATATTCACCTACAACCAACGGAAGATTTATTACAAAGTCTGCAAACTAATCCGAAGCGTGGCCTATCCACGGCTGTTGCACGCgatcttttaaataaaactggACCGAATGTACTCACACCAGCGAAAAAGACTTCCAACGTGTTAAAATTCATGAACCGATGCTTCGGAGGATTCTCTGCTTTAATATGG GTGGGCGCTTTTCTCAGTTTTTCCAATTACCTTTTGGAACACGGAACACACGGCGAAGCATCCAACGAACATTTAGGAATTGGTATCGTTCTTGTTAGCCTGATTTTAATCACGGCACTCTTTAGCCAATATCAGGAATCAAAAAGCTCTCGAATCATGGAATCGTTTCAGCAAATGTTACCGCAAAAAACGATGGTCCTTAGGGACGGTTCGAAGAAGAAATTGAACGTAGCCGAATTGGTCGCCGGGGACATTGTCCTTTTGGAAACCGGTGACCGAGTACCCGCTGACATTAGAGTCCTGGAATGTCAAG GTTTGAAGGCGGACAATGCTTCGATCACCGGAGAATCCATTCCACTTTTGAGGACAGCTAACGTTCTTCCAGTAAATAGCGTCCTCGAAGCGAAGAACATGGTATTCTTCGGCACCGACATAGTAGAAG GCACAGGGAAAGGAGTCGTAGTTAGTCGTGGTGACCAGACGGTGATGGGTAGAGTCGCTAAGCTAACATCGAAATTAGTATCAAGACCGACCCCCCTTACCCGCGAGATTAATAGATTTATGGTAATAATCTCGGGTTGGGCGGTCTTCCTTGGAGTTCTCTTCTTCGTCCTGTCCATCGCTCTGGGATACAATTTGATCCACTCCACAGAATTTTTAATTGGTATCATTGTAGCAAACGTACCAGAAGGACTACTCGCTACCATGACCGTTTGTCTGACCCTAACAGCCAAGAGAATGGCGCACAAAAATTGTTTGGTAAAACGTTTGAAAGCTATAGAGACACTGGGATGCACCGCTGTTATCTGCAGCGATAAAACAGGAACGCTGACTCAAAATAAAATGACT GTGCGACACATGTGGTTCAACGGTGAATTGAAAGAAGTTATGTCCTCCGACCGGTGGAGAAAATACATTAAAGATCCAGGTTTTCATAATTTAGCCAGAGTAGCTAGTCTTTGTAATCGAGCTGAATGGGCGCCTTTCCCTAAAAGGAAACCTCTACCCCCTTTGAACAAGAGGAAAATTTTGGGGGATGCATCTGACGCTGCTTTATTAAAATGCATGGAAGTGCTGGTGAAAGGAGGTGTGGATACCTACAGGAAAGCTTATCCAAAG GTGTTCGAGATACCGTTCAATTCAACGGACAAGTTTCAAGCTAACGTTCACGTATACAATAATAAGCACTTCGTTGCACTGAAGGGCGCACCAGAAAGAGTATTAGAACGATGCTCGACCGTAGCGTTCGGTAACGAGACAAGAGTACTGAATGATGAAATCAAGAATGCTTATACGGAGTCTTGTTACGTTCTTGGGAATAATGGCGAACGTGTACTTGGCTTTGCCGATCTCGATCTGCCGATTTCTGATTTCCCTCTCGACTACGTCTTCAAGGATGATCCTCCAAACTTTCCTCTTGAGAATCTCAGACTA ATTGGATTGATGGCGATGATGGATCCGCCGAGGCCAACAGTACCGGATGCAGTGTACAAATGTCGTTGTGCCGGAATCAAGGTGATCATGGTAACTGGTGATCATCCTGACACAGCAAAGGCGATCGCAAAATTAGTAGGCATCTTCACCGACGAAGATCTTTTCCACCTCGAAGAAGACAAAAAGCATTGCATCGTGGTGACAGGAATGGAGTTGCGTGACCTGAAACCAGAAGAACTGGACGCAATTATAAGAGGGTATCCTGAGATTATTTTTGCTAGAACTTCACCTGTACAGAAGCTTCAGATCGTGGAAAGTTGTCAACGACTTCATTTGATCACTGCGGTCACCGGTGATGGAGTCAATGATTCACCGGCATTGAAGAAGGCTGATATTGGTATTGCCATGGGGATTGCTG GCTCGGATGTGAGCAGAGAAGTTGCTGATCTTATTCTATTAAATGATGACTTTGCATCGATAATTACTGGAATAGAAGAGGGACGAAGAGTGTTCGACAACCTGAAGTCGAGCATCGCGTACACTTTGGCTAGTAATGTTCCAGAAATAATACCTTTCCTGACGTTCATTCTTTTCGGGATTCCTTTACCTGTGGGCGTGATCTGCGTGTTATGCATTGATCTTGGTACTGACATATGGCCAGCTGTGTCACTGGCTTATgagaaatcagaatcagatATTATGCTGAG GAAACCAAGAATACCTCACATAGATCATCTGGTCAGTCATCGGTTACTCTTCACGACTTACGGACAGATCGGCATTATCGAAACCTGTGCTGGCTTTTTCACATACTTTGTAGTTATGGCGGAGCATGGTTTTCTACCCGGTACATTGTTTCGCCTGCGATCACTATGGGATGACACTGTTGTGAACGATTTGAAAGACAGTTTTGGCCAAGAATGGACGTACGAACAACGCAAGGTTCTTGAATACACCTGTCACACTGCTTTCTTTGTGAGCATAGTGATCGTCCAAGTAGCCGACGTGATGGTCTGCAAAACTCGACGAAACTCTCTTTTCCAACAAGGCATGAACAACTGGGTCCTTAATATGGGAATTCTTTTTGAAATTGTTGTGGCATGCATCGTGTGCTATGCTCCTTATATGGACAAAATTCTGAGTACTTATGCGTTGAAGTTCGAATGGTGGCTTCCTGGTATTCCATACGCTGTGATCATTTTGATCTACGACGAGCTTAGGAAGCTTTGGATCAGAAAAAATCCTGAAGGATGGTGGGATCGAGAAACTTGTTACTAA
- the LOC114871699 gene encoding sodium/potassium-transporting ATPase subunit alpha-like isoform X3: MNRLPDWKILQYFKKRKQQDPTTTLEYLHRDIETDIHLQPTEDLLQSLQTNPKRGLSTAVARDLLNKTGPNVLTPAKKTSNVLKFMNRCFGGFSALIWVGAFLSFSNYLLEHGTHGEASNEHLGIGIVLVSLILITALFSQYQESKSSRIMESFQQMLPQKTMVLRDGSKKKLNVAELVAGDIVLLETGDRVPADIRVLECQGLKADNASITGESIPLLRTANVLPVNSVLEAKNMVFFGTDIVEGTGKGVVVSRGDQTVMGRVAKLTSKLVSRPTPLTREINRFMVIISGWAVFLGVLFFVLSIALGYNLIHSTEFLIGIIVANVPEGLLATMTVCLTLTAKRMAHKNCLVKRLKAIETLGCTAVICSDKTGTLTQNKMTVTLLSNDSSNSFCKLIKEEILYCTIVYFQVRHMWFNGELKEVMSSDRWRKYIKDPGFHNLARVASLCNRAEWAPFPKRKPLPPLNKRKILGDASDAALLKCMEVLVKGGVDTYRKAYPKIGLMAMMDPPRPTVPDAVYKCRCAGIKVIMVTGDHPDTAKAIAKLVGIFTDEDLFHLEEDKKHCIVVTGMELRDLKPEELDAIIRGYPEIIFARTSPVQKLQIVESCQRLHLITAVTGDGVNDSPALKKADIGIAMGIAGSDVSREVADLILLNDDFASIITGIEEGRRVFDNLKSSIAYTLASNVPEIIPFLTFILFGIPLPVGVICVLCIDLGTDIWPAVSLAYEKSESDIMLRKPRIPHIDHLVSHRLLFTTYGQIGIIETCAGFFTYFVVMAEHGFLPGTLFRLRSLWDDTVVNDLKDSFGQEWTYEQRKVLEYTCHTAFFVSIVIVQVADVMVCKTRRNSLFQQGMNNWVLNMGILFEIVVACIVCYAPYMDKILSTYALKFEWWLPGIPYAVIILIYDELRKLWIRKNPEGWWDRETCY; this comes from the exons ATGAATCGCTTGCCGGATTGGAAAATACTACAATATTTTAAGAAGCGAAAACAACAGGATCCTACTACCACCCTAGAATATTTGCATCGTGATATCGAGACGGATATTCACCTACAACCAACGGAAGATTTATTACAAAGTCTGCAAACTAATCCGAAGCGTGGCCTATCCACGGCTGTTGCACGCgatcttttaaataaaactggACCGAATGTACTCACACCAGCGAAAAAGACTTCCAACGTGTTAAAATTCATGAACCGATGCTTCGGAGGATTCTCTGCTTTAATATGG GTGGGCGCTTTTCTCAGTTTTTCCAATTACCTTTTGGAACACGGAACACACGGCGAAGCATCCAACGAACATTTAGGAATTGGTATCGTTCTTGTTAGCCTGATTTTAATCACGGCACTCTTTAGCCAATATCAGGAATCAAAAAGCTCTCGAATCATGGAATCGTTTCAGCAAATGTTACCGCAAAAAACGATGGTCCTTAGGGACGGTTCGAAGAAGAAATTGAACGTAGCCGAATTGGTCGCCGGGGACATTGTCCTTTTGGAAACCGGTGACCGAGTACCCGCTGACATTAGAGTCCTGGAATGTCAAG GTTTGAAGGCGGACAATGCTTCGATCACCGGAGAATCCATTCCACTTTTGAGGACAGCTAACGTTCTTCCAGTAAATAGCGTCCTCGAAGCGAAGAACATGGTATTCTTCGGCACCGACATAGTAGAAG GCACAGGGAAAGGAGTCGTAGTTAGTCGTGGTGACCAGACGGTGATGGGTAGAGTCGCTAAGCTAACATCGAAATTAGTATCAAGACCGACCCCCCTTACCCGCGAGATTAATAGATTTATGGTAATAATCTCGGGTTGGGCGGTCTTCCTTGGAGTTCTCTTCTTCGTCCTGTCCATCGCTCTGGGATACAATTTGATCCACTCCACAGAATTTTTAATTGGTATCATTGTAGCAAACGTACCAGAAGGACTACTCGCTACCATGACCGTTTGTCTGACCCTAACAGCCAAGAGAATGGCGCACAAAAATTGTTTGGTAAAACGTTTGAAAGCTATAGAGACACTGGGATGCACCGCTGTTATCTGCAGCGATAAAACAGGAACGCTGACTCAAAATAAAATGACTGTAACTTTGCTTTCCAATGATTCATCGAACTCTTTCTGTAAACTAATTAAggaagaaattttatattgcaCGATTGTTTATTTCCAGGTGCGACACATGTGGTTCAACGGTGAATTGAAAGAAGTTATGTCCTCCGACCGGTGGAGAAAATACATTAAAGATCCAGGTTTTCATAATTTAGCCAGAGTAGCTAGTCTTTGTAATCGAGCTGAATGGGCGCCTTTCCCTAAAAGGAAACCTCTACCCCCTTTGAACAAGAGGAAAATTTTGGGGGATGCATCTGACGCTGCTTTATTAAAATGCATGGAAGTGCTGGTGAAAGGAGGTGTGGATACCTACAGGAAAGCTTATCCAAAG ATTGGATTGATGGCGATGATGGATCCGCCGAGGCCAACAGTACCGGATGCAGTGTACAAATGTCGTTGTGCCGGAATCAAGGTGATCATGGTAACTGGTGATCATCCTGACACAGCAAAGGCGATCGCAAAATTAGTAGGCATCTTCACCGACGAAGATCTTTTCCACCTCGAAGAAGACAAAAAGCATTGCATCGTGGTGACAGGAATGGAGTTGCGTGACCTGAAACCAGAAGAACTGGACGCAATTATAAGAGGGTATCCTGAGATTATTTTTGCTAGAACTTCACCTGTACAGAAGCTTCAGATCGTGGAAAGTTGTCAACGACTTCATTTGATCACTGCGGTCACCGGTGATGGAGTCAATGATTCACCGGCATTGAAGAAGGCTGATATTGGTATTGCCATGGGGATTGCTG GCTCGGATGTGAGCAGAGAAGTTGCTGATCTTATTCTATTAAATGATGACTTTGCATCGATAATTACTGGAATAGAAGAGGGACGAAGAGTGTTCGACAACCTGAAGTCGAGCATCGCGTACACTTTGGCTAGTAATGTTCCAGAAATAATACCTTTCCTGACGTTCATTCTTTTCGGGATTCCTTTACCTGTGGGCGTGATCTGCGTGTTATGCATTGATCTTGGTACTGACATATGGCCAGCTGTGTCACTGGCTTATgagaaatcagaatcagatATTATGCTGAG GAAACCAAGAATACCTCACATAGATCATCTGGTCAGTCATCGGTTACTCTTCACGACTTACGGACAGATCGGCATTATCGAAACCTGTGCTGGCTTTTTCACATACTTTGTAGTTATGGCGGAGCATGGTTTTCTACCCGGTACATTGTTTCGCCTGCGATCACTATGGGATGACACTGTTGTGAACGATTTGAAAGACAGTTTTGGCCAAGAATGGACGTACGAACAACGCAAGGTTCTTGAATACACCTGTCACACTGCTTTCTTTGTGAGCATAGTGATCGTCCAAGTAGCCGACGTGATGGTCTGCAAAACTCGACGAAACTCTCTTTTCCAACAAGGCATGAACAACTGGGTCCTTAATATGGGAATTCTTTTTGAAATTGTTGTGGCATGCATCGTGTGCTATGCTCCTTATATGGACAAAATTCTGAGTACTTATGCGTTGAAGTTCGAATGGTGGCTTCCTGGTATTCCATACGCTGTGATCATTTTGATCTACGACGAGCTTAGGAAGCTTTGGATCAGAAAAAATCCTGAAGGATGGTGGGATCGAGAAACTTGTTACTAA